The DNA sequence GAGTAAAATGAGAACGAAAGGCAGAGATGGGGTATAAAAAGTTATCTACAAGGAGTGCAATGAATACCTGCCATTTGAGAAACAGTACATTAACATTAGAAAGTACTAATTAGCATCTCCAACTAAATGACTGTAAACTTCTGATGTCCTAGCTACCAATATCTGCTGCTCATATTTCCAAACAAAACTTTCACCAAGATATTTAGGAATAGTACACTTAGCTAACTAAACTTCCTTTGTACATTATTTCATATTTGGGCCTTTTGGTCCATTGAGTTGTGGTCATCGAACATGGTATACAAGCAGGAGGTCCTACTTCAGAACCTCTGATCCCCATTCCCACGTATAATTTGCAGGGTACAGGGTGGCCTCTAGCTATATGTTTAGTCTCTCCATATCCAAACTGAAGAATTTACATTCAGTCACAAATGTCAATAGAATCCATTCATGTCTACCAAGGGGGAAAATTTGTTTCAGATGGAAATCAGCAAGATAGTGAATTTTGATAAAAGTTTCTCTATAACTGGAGTTAAATGGTGCACTTTCCTATAGATGGAAGTCAAAGATAGTTTCAAGAAATATGGATATCCGTAATGAAATTCAGAGTCTCTTCAGAGAACAAGGATACTTACAAGTCCCCAGTTATATGTAGCAAGTGAGAGGTTAGGTGCCTCTGGTGATAGCATGTTGCATAGATGGACTTCTATCCTTGTCAAGTTCCACATTGAAAGAAGTTCCACGATAGTGCATACAGCTAGGCAGCCTACCAGTGTCAAACCTGGGCAAAGGTGATTGCAGCAGTCAGGAGTATGATTATGGTGcatcgaagaaaaaaaaaagactcagaTTAAGGGTGGCACATCTTTTCTAGTTTAAACTTCTAACTGCAGGCATGTATTTATCATTATCAGTTGTAATTGAGATACTAATGAAAGGTGAAACACAAGATGCAATTCTTGGACATCAGGAACTTTGTTAAAACCCTGATTTGCAGTACTCTGTCCAAATTAACCACCCTATTAACCGCAGATGCAGTTGCTAAAGCTGGGAATCAAAATGGTATCGTCCATGCTGACTTTCCCCACATGTATTCTCTAAACAACACCTATCTAAAAGGAAAAGTAGGGTTCTCACCACCAAAAGTGAAGGTCGTTTCCTCAACTGAATACTCCTTAATATACATTCGTAGGGCTGCTGTGACATGAATCATGGCCATCAAGTATGGTGTTACAAAACCCCATGAGAGATAGCAGTGTACAGTAAACAATGCCCGGTTCATAATCCAATTAACCTTTGTTAAATATGATTCCAGTACAAATGTCTGCTTCCTCAAGTAATTCCAATACCTACATGAAAAGTCAAAATATTTACTTCAGCCAAGTTTTTAAGGCACCAAATTGGTTACTTTTGGTATTTGAATAATTGTGCATCATAAACCTTGAGAAACTAAGATCACTTGCAAGGGGATGAGGAAAGACAGCAACTGGAGGTGATGTGATGAGCCTCTTGTGAGCCCCTGGAAATGGTCAACATCAGCAATAATGCATGTAAATGATACTGACCTTTGGGAAGGCCATAATCCACCAAGATCAATGCAGCTATGTCTATTGAATGAGATTGAACAGAAAATGTCAATGAGAATATACCAGCTATAGCTGCAAGAGTCATATCATCGGAGTAACCACCATCTCTAAGCCCTGAGACCACACCATAGCGATCAAGTCTAAAATCGTCCGCATGCATCTGCAAACAATCTCAAACAGTTAGGCTAATATCTCGAATTTATCTATTGCAAGCTAGAGAAAAAGAAGGTGATAGCTACTTGCCATCATGCAACCTCCCCACAGAAAGAATGTCCTTCCACCGGTAGCAAAGCCCATTGAGCAAGGCTGTTGACAACATAAATTCCAGATATCAATGAGTCAGACTGGTACATGTTCCTGCACCCTAATATATTTTTAAGCATCCCAAAGCAGTAATTTATGCCACTATTGTTTTTGTAAGCATACCATATGATATTCATAAATGCAGTAACTCCCTAAACTTCCTGAAGGCAAATCGAGAGGGTATCCAGTTTGAATGAAGATCTGCACACCATTTTAACAGAATTAACACGATATAATAATCCACAGTTAATTAACCACATGAACCAGAAAAAATTAGAAGATGGATTAATATATATTGTATCAGCATACAAGGATCATACATCAGGATTTTTCTCCATCTCAGTAGTTAGGGCTCCGATTGATCCAGGGTGGAGCCTAACATCGTCATCCAAAAATAGTACATACTTGCTGTCTTTGTGCATTTTGTCCACTCCAACCTACAAAAGGACATTACTATCTAGTAATTGATGATTTGACATGATAAAGCACAAGAAACCTAGTCTAAATACAACAGGCAATAAGTCTGAAGCCAAATTTCCATATATACATGTAAATGAAACTTTCCTTAGCATTTTACATGAATCCCTAAGAAAAGTTATACCACAATAAGTCTGATCCAGTATCTAGTCTAGACATCGTAGGCAACTAATAGTGACTAACAATTCACAGGTGGAACAGAAAACGTAAGTTGTATCACACCTTTGACACTGCACAAGCATAATAGCAAATAATACTTTAGGTTTCTGCAGTAGAAACATACCAATTGATTGTGGATT is a window from the Rosa chinensis cultivar Old Blush chromosome 2, RchiOBHm-V2, whole genome shotgun sequence genome containing:
- the LOC112187437 gene encoding uncharacterized protein LOC112187437, giving the protein MSTTLDPLDSLLFSLSRTLCTPLAVFIQLQGCLICLILALGWACAAYVRNREIRRMKDSTRRGNSFAFLCQDIMELEHSSQAKLPRVSVVMPLKGFGEHNLHNWRSQITSLYGGPLEFLFVVESTEDPAYRAVSMLLSELKDEVEAKIVVAGLSTTCSQKIHNQLVGVDKMHKDSKYVLFLDDDVRLHPGSIGALTTEMEKNPDIFIQTGYPLDLPSGSLGSYCIYEYHMPCSMGFATGGRTFFLWGGCMMMHADDFRLDRYGVVSGLRDGGYSDDMTLAAIAGAHKRLITSPPVAVFPHPLASDLSFSRYWNYLRKQTFVLESYLTKVNWIMNRALFTVHCYLSWGFVTPYLMAMIHVTAALRMYIKEYSVEETTFTFGGLTLVGCLAVCTIVELLSMWNLTRIEVHLCNMLSPEAPNLSLATYNWGLVFIALLVDNFLYPISAFRSHFTQSINWSGIRYHLKNGKIFKIERSKDMGPIYTDLGGKHLGKKGAPPKLSFLSSLARSLAQWHQPKKYDS